The following DNA comes from Vicia villosa cultivar HV-30 ecotype Madison, WI unplaced genomic scaffold, Vvil1.0 ctg.001069F_1_1, whole genome shotgun sequence.
atttcactcaaaaactcaatttttataacaacaATGGAAAACCTAATTACAATAAATTAAAGTAATGCAATTTAAAGGCAATAGTAAATAGTACACCAAAAAAATACATCGTATAAATTGTCGGCCAATAATGTCGAATACATATATCAAAACCTCGtacataaatgaaatcaaaatacatatatcaaataaatcacaGGCATCACTACTGTGTGTGTCGGACATCATCTTGCGCCTCTCCGCTGCCTCTGACCCCGCCTCCGCCTCTGCGTTCACCGCGCCATTTGCTGGCTGCTCAGCCTCTACCGTCGAGTGCCCCACCTGTCTTGGCACGACTTCTACGGTACAAATATGCCTCCTCTGCCACCCTAATGATATCCTCCAATAGACGCAGGCCAGCAGACCCCTCAGGAAATAAACCATCGACAATGGCTGCCTGCGCCATGTCAATTATTTCACGACACCAAGGAAGAACATCCTAAGTGTGGTCCATCCGAGTATGATGAGTCCGCAAAATATCCTAGTGGGCTAGTGTGGGCGGTGAACCAGGTGCGGTGGAAAGCATGTATGGGTGTATTTCTAACAGGTATCCccctttttttatttcttttttagtttaaggGAAAGGTTTGGACAAAGAAAGACTATGTAGTACCAGGTGATGTGCCCGTCGACACAACTCCAGTTCCTCTCTGATGTGGTCGCCCGAGCCTCGGCAGGAACCATGTGGTGCTCCCTATCTGTAAAGACCTCAACTAGCTGCCGACGGGTCATGGCGATAGGAGCGAAGTCAGAAGGATGGTGAGGTACCGTCTGCTGGTAGCCGAACTGACGCATGACGCGCTCCGGAAGATAGTGAACAATGATGATCGAACCAGAAGCCAACCATTCAGAATATAGTACGATCTTATGAAATGGAACCGTCTCACAGTGATCAGCGTAGTAGTCGTAGTGGACGTCCTCAGAAGCCATGCAGTCAAGACAACGCTTGTAAGGATCCAATACCGGGTGAAGGCGGCCCTAGCACGCGTCATGTCGCCAGTGTAACCCAACACCTCTCCCCAGCCAATAATGTCAGGGAAGTGATGTGTAATCCAACCCTTGAAAAAAAAACACGGTGATCAATTATActatcaaaaaatatataataaactttgagCAAATGTAGaaggatataagattgttaccactaatAGGATACAACTTGCAGCCACATTCCCTGCCTTCCACATGCATCCCTCTCCGAGTCTATGGTAGGTGTACGCCAGTGTAGCCGctccccagttgtactcatggacaCGTGCGATATCCGACAAGTATGTTAGGTAAACGACGTCTGTGTACGTCAAactcgtgtccacaaagagctTAGTGCCTATCGAATATAGTAAGTAACATCTGAACACCCACTCTCTATGTATATCCGCCTCTACTTCTTCACCAACAGCCTGATGTGCCGCAAGAAGCTCCACATCATATATCTGCTGCAAGGTGTGATACCTCGCGTGTGCCTCGTGGGTCCTCTTCACCTCCTGAAGCGCAACAGTAGGATCATCCCCCAGCTCCTCAATCAGCATCTCCATCGCTTCCTCCTTCGTCAACCTACTGTGACTAAGGAGGATACCCTTGATAGGTAGATGGAGGAGGCATGCAACGTCGTCCAGAGTGATGGTTATCTCACCGTGTCGAAGATGAAAGAACAGGGTCTCTAGATGCCACCTCTCCGCAAATGCCATCAGCATCCCGTTATGGATCGTCTGGAAGCCTACCGTGCAGAGGTCCCTTAGCCCAGAAGTTGTGAGTGCATCCCGGAACCACGACTCATCAGGCTGCGCGAGAGCGGCAATCTTCTGGTCGTGGTTGTAGAACCTCTAGGGATCCCTATCctgaactttttcaaaaaaaacacttTTATTAATAAGCAAAGCTAATaaactgaagaaaaaaatattaagtaATAACTATAGAAAATTAACCTCCCTCTCCCAGATATGCCTAGCTGAATGATCTGCATACCCTGTTAACAGGGACGCATCTATAGGACCCCCCGGTATCAGACATGCTCTGGCACCGAATCATCCTCGTTCAGCTTAGCAAATGGCACCGAAGATCCTGCATCGGCCGTCACAGGTATAGGCACAGAAGTAGAAGAATTTCCCCGTCGACGTATGCGGGCCAAGGGcatctgtgaggaaccctcaGCATCATTCCGAGACCTCTGTGATGTAGTAGTAGATGGAGAAGGCATCTcaactggaacagatggagaaGGCCCCTCGACTGGAACAGATGGAGAAGGCAGACTGGAACGGGTGTAGCAGGTACATCAGCTGAAATGATAACTCCATCTATCACATGTGATACTACACGCATCCGTTCACACTAGACGAATGAAGTGTTGTATAGTCTTCCCATGTATAATGCAATCTGGATGGTCGACCATAATGTTTGCATTGTGATTTAATAAAATCGAGTTAGTTACTAGGTAGTTataacaagaaaaagaaatgatactTATCAACGCTTAAGCGTCATTTCATCACTCATTTTGCCTATCAACGCTTAAGCGTCATTTCATCACTCATTTTGCAAAAAACCTAGGCGATTTTCATTGTTTAAAAAAATCTTCAAGCTGATATTCATAAAAACTATTCCAGCAAATATTCATTTTTGCAACAGGTTTGTTCTTCACGGAAATGGTTTATATATCATTTTGTTTTTCACTGAAATTGTCTCTTGATCATTTTGTCTAGGAGTTCATACGTTAGTTTGCCTTTTGATCATTTTGTTTTTATGTGTTTGTCTCATGATAGTTATGGGCGATTCGACAAGCAACTCTCATACAACATGTGCTGCAACctccactactacaaataacataTATAACATCAGCCGTGAAATGCATTTAACCTCATTTACCCATGCGAGGTTACAAAGGGCGACATGAAAAGCTATCACTTAACACCTTAGTGTTTTTAAAACCGAGGTTATAAATTAAAAGGTCATTAGTTCAATCCCTAGCAActgcatatttttattttctaaattttgtTACACACGTCATATACCTCTCGGTTATATTTAAAGACTGAGGTATTAAGATATTCATTTACCTCAATTTTATGTTATAACCGAGAGGTTACATCTCATTTTTTGCCTGAATCATTTTAACTGGCCTGTATCATTTTTTTCTGTATCATTTTCATTGGCCTGTATCATATTATTATAAATCTATTAACCAACAAATACcaaatttacattttttttaaatcttattttCACCTGCATGTATCATTTTTACACACAaactacaaaatatgtcacagaattGAAATATATCTTATcatttttgtgagatattggatcaaactctagtatagccgaagggtagcttcttggttcgacagggttaagcatgaagtcgaaggttgttcacatgcttgtgtcgaagatgctaggattgttagcatgttaaattaggttttagtgtttaaaccctaatttgttaagttagcttgtttattgagttggcttgtgtaaggggccttgtggaaaaagcccattagttagtatgttaggttttattataaataacatactagtctctcatcattgctaagctgcaaatcctaatttggggtgagagaggttatttgttattcttgtaaacttgtaatcttgttttaagagaaagtaaaagaatagcagttataaccaatcttgtgttcctgttcttcttcttctttattcttctctttcattatactttgttcttggtattgaattcacaacaaattggtgcggtgagcgtggagaagatgccttcaacaaagtatgagattgaaaagttcaccggagtgaatggtttcggtctgtggcgcttgaagatgaaagccctactggttcagcagggttgtttggaagcgttgaagggagaggcagccatgaatgcagaattgacggcagcggagaagacgaatatgatcgagaaagcacacatcgcaattttgttgagccttggtgataaggttctccgacaggtatcaaaggagacgacggcatcagggttatgggtgaaacttgaaagtttgtatatgaccaaatcgctggtaaatcgactctacctgaagcaagctttgtattcattcaagatgattgaagacaaagtattggctgagcagttggatatgttcaacaagctgattcttgatcttgaaaatattgatgtgaagatcgatgatgaagatcaagtgctgttactattgtgttctttgcctcgatcacatgctctcTTCAAAGAACTGGGATCCAAACCACTCACTGTTTTAGCTCTTAAGGACAAACTTGCAATGCTTTGGACTGAGGTGAAGAACTGGGGTTTATTATCTTTAGGAAAGGGATACTATGAATTCACATTCTCTTGCACAGAAGATATGCGCAGAGTCAGGGCTTCAGGTTCCATTAACCTAATTCCTGGTTCTCTAAAGCTCTTCGCCTGGACTAGAGACTTCAATCCGTCTTTACAGAACATTACTTCTGCTCAAGTTTGGGTCAGATTTTTTGGGTTATCACAAGAATACTGGAGACCTCGAATTCTCTTTGCAATAGCTAGCTGTGTATGTACTCCAATCTGCATTGATGCTGCCTCTTCCAAATCCAGAGTTGATCGTACCTTTGGGCAGTATGTTCGGGTGCTGATAGATATGGACTTGGCTCTCCCCTTAAATCATAATGTGCTGGTCGAAAGGGAGGGCTTCACGTTCTTCTCAGATATCGAGTATGAAAATCTTCCAGAATTTTGCAATCACTGCAAGAGGACGGGTCACACTGTGCAAGATTGTAAGAGTCTGAGAAGTGTCCCTTCGGCTCCTAAGTCCCATGGTCTGCAAAACTCTAAGACTGTTTTTAAACCTGTGGCTTCCCCTATTGTTGTTGAATCACTGCAGGGTGATGAGGAAGAGAAGAAGGATAAGCTGGAGGATGTTGGTGAACAACCAGAGGGAACCTTGGTAGTTAATGATCCAGTCATGATCCTTAAGAAACCTGAGAATTTTGTGTCGCAACCATTTGATGATGATGGCTCGCAACCTTCTGTTTTTGTGGAGGCCACCCAGGAATTGGTTCCCAATACACAGGATGTTGCAGTCCCTGTCCCGATTCACAACTCCTGGGCGGATCTTGTGGATGAGCCCGATAGCGGCGATGGAGCTTTTACAAATGCAGTTTCCGTTATCAAGAAAAAACATTTAGCTAGATTGAAGAAGAAAAACTTATCGAGGTCTCAAGCAGGACCTAATTTCAATTATCAATGAAGTGCCTTTTTTGGAACATTCGAGGTGTGACTAACGCTTCCTCCAGGTTAGCTTTGAAGAGACTCATCACAGTGCACAAGCCGGATTTTATTATGATTGCGGAACCCAAAATGGACTTCGGTAATTTTCCTCAGAATTGGTTTTCTCGTCTTGGTCTAAAACCTTTTGCTTTCAATACCACAAATCAGCCTTCGCTTTGGTGTTTATGTAATGATACTTACAATCCTATTCTCATTTCGCTGTCGGACCAATTTGTTGCATTCAATTTTACGGTGGATAATTGTATGTTGGCTATTGCGGCAGTTTACGCTTCCACTAACTTGTATAAAAGAAGAGAGCTTTGGTTGGAGTTGGATGCCCTTCAAGCCTGTCACCCCTGGCCTTGGGCTTTCTTTGGAGATTTTAATGCGATCTTGGGTTCGTATGAGCATAGGGGCAGATTATCCCCTTCGAAGCGTCCGATGACAGATTTCCAGAATTGGACTGCCAAGAACCATCTTATTCACTTTCCCACTGTCGGCGCTAATTTTACTTGGTCCAATAAAAGAAATCCTCTGTATTTAGTTGAGAGAAGGCTTGATCGTGGTATTGGAAATCCGCTTTTGCTTGACTCCTGTAGCAACATCTCAGTTTATACTCTTCCCAAAATTTGTTCTGACCATTTCCCTCTGGTTTTTGACTTCCATGTCAGTTCTGCTAGGGCGGCTTACAAGTTTAAATTTCTTAGTTCCTGGACCCTTCATGATGGCTGCAGTAATCTAATTAATAAAGTTTGGTCTCAAAATATCTATGGGTGTCCAATGTTCATCCTTACTAAGAAGCTGCAGATTCTTAAGAAAGAGCTCAAGACTTGGAACAAAACCACTTTCGACAATGTTACGGAGAATGTTCGGATTGCGGAGGATAGCCTTGTTCAGATTCAGAATAACATTCAACAGAATGGCAATGCTGATTTCTTGAAGATTCAGGAGGCTGCTGCCCAAGCAAATCTTTCCAATGCTTTAGCCATGGAAGAGAAATTTTGGAAGGATAAATCCAGGATTATTTGGCAGCTAGAGGGAGACCGAAACACTGCGTTTTTCCATCGGGTTACCAAAATTAAGAACAGTTTCAAACCTATTTCGGTGCTCAGGGATGGTGACCTATCCCTCACAGATCCTAAGGAAATAACTGATCATACTGTCAAGTATTTCAAATCTCTGTTTTCCTCTAACCCGGATGTTTTGCAGGACTTTGGATTGGCAGAAGAAACGATTACTCAAGCTGTGGATGCCGACTCCAATATTACTCTGACAGCAACTCCCTCTATGGACGAAATCAAGGCTGCTGTTTTCAATTTGAACAAAAACGGTGCTCCGGGATCGGACGATTTTGGAGCTGTTTTTTATCAAAAGTATTGGGAGATTATCAAGGTTGACGTCTCTAATGCGGTCATTCAATTCTTCACATCCGGCTGGATGCTTCCGGGCTTCAATGCAAATACCATTATTCTTATTCCTAAAATCAAAGGCGCTGACTCTTTGGATTTGTTTCGCCTGATCGCTATTTCTAACTTCAAATTCAAGGTTATTTCCAAGATTATTGCTGATCGGTTGGCAGCAATTATGCATTTTCTTGTTTCTAAAGAGCAATGCGGGTTCATTCGCGGTCGGCACATTCATGATTGTATTGGCTTGGCGTCAGAGGCTTTTaatcttcttgattcgaagaagTGGTGTGGTAACGTGGCTCTTAAAGTGGATATCTCGAAAGCGTTCGATACTTTGCGATGGGATTTTCTTTTGAAGGTTTTACAAAACTTTGGCTTCAACGCAAAATTTTGTTCTTGGATTAATATCATTCTTCAGTCTGCGCTTCTGTCCATCAACGTCAACGGATCCCTTCATGGTTATTTCTCTTGCGGGCATGGTGTCCAGCAAGGAGATCCTCTCTCGCCGTTACTATTCTGTCTAGCCGAAGAAGTTCTTAGTCAGAAGCTCTCTCTTCTCTCTGCTAGCAAGAAGCTTGTTCCAATTCAAGGCCCCAATCATATTACGGTTCCCTCTCATATCCTTTATGCCGACAACATCTTTATTTTCTGCAAtagcaaaatttcaaaaattaagaTTCTTATATCCACTTTTGAAGCCTATGCTCTTTGCTCTGGACAGTTTGCAAATTGCAGCAAGTCCCTTATTTTTGGTGGAGGAATGTCCACTTCTAGGTTGAATGTTCTGGCTGGGATTTCTGGATTTCAGAAAGGAGCTGATCCTTTTAACTATCTTGGTGTGCCAATCTTTAAGGGCAAGCCCAAGGCGATCCATTTACGGACAAAGTCATTAACAAGCTCGCTTCTTGGAAAGGGTCTTTATTATCGTTTGTCGGTAGGGTGGAGCTTGTCAAATCAACGATTCAAGGTATGCTGATACATAATATGGTTTTATATGACTGACCTATTTCGATCATTCGGGACGTCGAACGTGCAACGAAATGTTTCATATGGAATGGAGAAACTACAAAAAACAAAGTGATTACGGTGGCTTGGAAGGATATGTGCTATCCCTTAGAGGAAGGGGGACTTGGTATCCGATCGATAATCAAGGTGAACGAATCTTACAATCTTAAGTTAGCTTGGGATTTACATAACTCTATGGAGTCTTGGGCAGTTTTACTGAGGCAAAGGGTTTTGAGAAAAGGATGTTTCATTAAACATCATATTAACTCCTCTCTTTGGACTAGCATGAAATATGAGGTTTCTACTGTGGAGGAAAACACGACTTGGATGGTTGTTAATGGATCTTCTATAAATCTTTGGTCTGATAGTTGGTGCGGGAAACCGCTTCTCTTTGCTGTCTTGGATATTTCTAATATCATTGAGCAATCTGTCTGTAGCATCATATCCAATGGTAGATGGGACTTCTCCAAAGCCTTGTTTCCCATACCGCTGGATCTTCAAGAGAGAACTTTACGCTGTCATATCCCGATTGTTCCTCGGCCGGATGGTAGAGTTTGGACTGATTCTCCGAATGGCGATATTACCGCCAAGATTAGCTTTAATTTCAAAAGGTCAATTGGGCTTTGCAAGGATTGGTGGCAATGGATTTGGTCTAAATCCATTCCTCCTTTCAAGTCCGCTTTCGTGTGGAAGCTTCTTTACTGCAAAGTTTCTACGGATGAACAATGGCATAGAAGAAATTTTTCTTTTCCGTCGCGATGCTGCTTATGTAAGGAAGCGCAGGAAACGACGCATCATCTTTTCTTCAACTGTAAGTTTGCTTCTTTTCTTTGGTCTTGGTTGAGTAAAATGCTGAATATCTCTTCTCCTATTCTTGATTGGCCCGACTTATGGGCTTTATGCCGGAAGTTCGGCTCGGGTCAATGCAAGATTGTCTCCACTGCTGCCATAGTCTTTATCCTTAATGCCATTTGGTTGGCTCGAAATAGGCTGAAATTTCAGGATGCTCCTCCTTCTATTCAAAGTTCCATCTCTTCCATTGTTGACTCTGTGGCTTTAGCCGGTGGCTCCCCTACTGTTGGTTCCTTTTTGAATATGCAGGATTTTGTCATGCTGAAGAATTTTCATGTTCCTATTCGGCCCCGCAAAGCCCCTAATATTTTGGAGGTGATCTGGAAACCCCCTCCTAGGAACTGGATCAAAATAAACTGTGATGGTACCTCTAGCCCTTCTGGTTTGTCTGCTTGTGGAGGCATTGCGCGAAACTCTGACGGTAATTTTTTGGGTGCATTTGCTGATTTTTTGGGTGTTGCTAACTCTCTCATTGCCGAACTTTCGGGTGCCATGATGGCAATTGAGTTCGCCTATGAGAAGAATTGGAGCAATATTTGGTTGGAAACGGACTCAACGGCGGTGGTCAAAGCTTTTAATTCTCCCTACACTGTGCCTTGGTTCATTAGAAATAGATGGTTTAACTGTATAAGTTTAGTTGCTAATTGGAATTTTGTAGTTTCCCATATTTACCGGGAAGGAAATAGTTGTGCTGACACCTTAGCTAGTCTTGGGCTGAATATTACTAGCTCTACTTATTTTGCTTCCATTCCTATCTGTTTAAGGGCTGATTTTGTTAAGAATAGGATAGGGATGCCTTTCTATAGGTTTATCTCCTCCTGATAGGGTCTTGGTTTATGTCCCCTATCCTCTTGTTCCATTTTTCTTTTGTTATAATGCCGCCATCAGTTAACAAAAAAACCACCAACTTGAACATGTTATTAAGAAAGTACAAAACAATTTAATTTCCTAATACATTGCACAAATATAAACATTAAAAGATATCACCCTCCTAAGACATAGACCTTGATCATGTTGATTATTGTATACCGGTAATCTTAGATTCTTctcaaaatttatatataatttcttCATCTAAAATGAATCATGTTCGAAACTCGATTCTTGATCAAATTATAGAGTTCAAGAGAAATAATTAAAATCGTATAAATGTTTCAAATTTGTATTTccctttatattaattttttttacttgttattcaaatttgtatTGCCCTTTATATTGATTCAAGAATGCTAAGTTTACACCAAATTTTgacattacaccctattttatacggttttttaatttttataattttatttccaCTAAAAAATATGTGCTTATATTTAATTGTATCCATCCCTTATATGATATGATACGGTGTAGGATTGAGGTGTAAGTTTTAGTGTAACTATAGCATTTCTCATATTGATGTTactggaaaaaaaattaattctgagtgaatttattttggaaaacacttggttattatagcatttcttatatatatatatatatatatatatatatatatatatatatatatatatatatatatatatatatatatatatatatatatatatatatatatataaaagacgactcaagtgagaacacttggttattatgagaaatgagaacaatgaatcacgaccattaaattttgatttgttgattttaatggactgaattggtttctctttctataatccttaatatttattttaaatcaacatagaaaaagaaaccaatccagttcattaaaatcaacaaatcaaaatttaatggtcgtgattcattgttcttatatgagagcatatcaagtgagagcattttcaaatgagagatgagaggaagaaatatcaaccattggattcatcaagaaagagaaattaatagccttaTTAATGTAGTGAGATTCTCTCTCTTGACgaattcaatggttgatatttcttcctctcatctcttatttaaaaatgctctcacttgatatgctctcatatatatatatatatatatatatatatatatatatatatatatatatatatatatatattaaaggatCAAATTAcatccgaagagttacaccacaagtTACACTCGTTCATAACTTCATTTCgactaaatattttttaaaatcaaacgttgaattgaaacatattatcatatTGATCATACGTATAatgtttgagattaatctataatgatttactatgtcatcgaattacatcaaaattaacgtgtTCTACGAAAGTCCATTTtcacgttaattttgatgtaattcgatgacatagtaaatcaatGTAGATTAATCTCAAAGATTAtacgtatgatctatatgataatatgtttcaatccaacggttgattttaaaaaattaattatccgATGTGAATtttttgaacgagtgtaactcatgATGTAACTATtcgagtgtaatttgatccctcctcgtgtgtgtgtatatatatatatatatatatatatatatatatatatatatatatatatatatatatatatatatatatatatatatatatgcttatttTTCTATGCAAAGTTTATGATTACCATCACACCATAAGATGCATTATTGATTAGAAAAGTTATCTGTACGAAGATGCTATAAAAGGTAGTCCTGAAAAAACAAGATAAAAAGCTTAGCGATAGGACATAATAACAATGATAATATTTGCAGACAAGGTGCTTCGTTTACGATTCCTTATTGGCTACTTCACGTACGTTATTGTTACTGTATTAGAAGTTCTAATATTGTTTTTGCCGCATACGTCCTCCATCACTTCACTATCATAAAAtctttcctttattttttttccttcataTTTTTAAAGGTTCTGAATTGTTTAATTTTCGATCTTATGAATGACATCAGATTAAATTTAATGTATTTTCacttgtaataattttttatataagataaattaaataaataattatttaattaaattttttatcaatATCAATCCTACGAAAGTttagtgtgtgtatatatatatatatatatatatatatatatatatatatatatatattgcttttactttaatattttaagaaaatttcatttctataacttttacaaatttataactcataataatttttaatactttaattttataacttttcGTTTTTATAACTTTCATAATTCTTCAATTTTAATATCTTGGTTTTATAAAGTctttatttatcattttaatatttACTTTAATATTTCATAAAACTATTCGTTTCTATAACTTTTCATTAAcatataaatatcatttctcatcCAAAATAGTATATACAATAATATTTCAATTAGTATTAATTCAccttttaaattaatttcttcaTTATTGTTTGAGAAAAGTATAAAAAGAATGTATCCTAAAAGAAGTAAAAAAGAACATAAttcttttcaatttaaaatatagttaattcataaaattattgtcaaaattataacttttattaaacttaattcttttcaatttcaaatatcgttaacttataaaattattgtcaaaaatataacttttatttctattatatatttCTCTAATAAAAGTAAAATACTTCATATATAAATAGATAatgtaaataaaaatttattttaaaatattaaatatacatattcaaaaaataaaatttaaaaataaaattttattaaatagttcatgtaaataaaaaaattatattaaaatattcaatatacatattcaaaaaataaaatcttttgaaAATAGTTTCCACtgtaaataaaattttagttaattaacaaAACTTTTGGATTTGTCTCTTAACTAACACAAATATTTTATACAAGTTAAATCCTTTATTAAAAATTCATTAAGCACTATTTATCTACTCCAATCAATTTATTCATtgtaaaatacttttaaatttttaactAATTAGCAGTTACAcacaattaaaaatttaataagcaatttactttaaaatgcttttaaaattttaactaatAGAAGTTACGAATAAAAAGAAGCATAATTGTTACAagtgaaattttttatttaaaatttattgaatGCTATTTATCTACCTCAATCAATTTTTTGgttgtaatattatttttaaatttgaacaacttaaatctttcaaatttaaaatatctttaacttataaaataattttcaaaattataaaatttattccTATTATTTAATTATCTAGTTAaagtaaaattattatatatatatatatatatatatatatatatatatatatatatatatatatatatatatatatatatatatatatatatatatatatatatatatatatatatatatatatatatatatatgggttaaataagtttttcgtccctctaaatatttgaaatttcatttttagtccctccaaaattttc
Coding sequences within:
- the LOC131633111 gene encoding protein MAIN-LIKE 1-like, producing the protein MAFAERWHLETLFFHLRHGEITITLDDVACLLHLPIKGILLSHSRLTKEEAMEMLIEELGDDPTVALQEVKRTHEAHARYHTLQQIYDVELLAAHQAVGEEVEADIHREWVFRCYLLYSIGTKLFVDTSLTYTDVVYLTYLSDIARVHEYNWGAATLAYTYHRLGEGCMWKAGNVAASCILLVGRLHPVLDPYKRCLDCMASEDVHYDYYADHCETVPFHKIVLYSEWLASGSIIIVHYLPERVMRQFGYQQTVPHHPSDFAPIAMTRRQLVEVFTDREHHMAAIVDGLFPEGSAGLRLLEDIIRVAEEAYLYRRSRAKTGGALDGRG
- the LOC131633112 gene encoding uncharacterized protein LOC131633112, whose product is MCYPLEEGGLGIRSIIKVNESYNLKLAWDLHNSMESWAVLLRQRVLRKGCFIKHHINSSLWTSMKYEVSTVEENTTWMVVNGSSINLWSDSWCGKPLLFAVLDISNIIEQSVCSIISNGRWDFSKALFPIPLDLQERTLRCHIPIVPRPDGRVWTDSPNGDITAKISFNFKRSIGLCKDWWQWIWSKSIPPFKSAFVWKLLYCKVSTDEQWHRRNFSFPSRCCLCKEAQETTHHLFFNCKFASFLWSWLSKMLNISSPILDWPDLWALCRKFGSGQCKIVSTAAIVFILNAIWLARNRLKFQDAPPSIQSSISSIVDSVALAGGSPTVGSFLNMQDFVMLKNFHVPIRPRKAPNILEVIWKPPPRNWIKINCDGTSSPSGLSACGGIARNSDGNFLGAFADFLGVANSLIAELSGAMMAIEFAYEKNWSNIWLETDSTAVVKAFNSPYTVPWFIRNRWFNCISLVANWNFVVSHIYREGNSCADTLASLGLNITSSTYFASIPICLRADFVKNRIGMPFYRFISS